The proteins below come from a single Oryzomicrobium terrae genomic window:
- the hisA gene encoding 1-(5-phosphoribosyl)-5-[(5-phosphoribosylamino)methylideneamino]imidazole-4-carboxamide isomerase: protein MLIIPAIDLKDGQCVRLKQGVMEDATVFSEEPAAMARHWLDKGARRLHLVDLNGAFAGKPVNEKAIKAIVKEVGDDIPVQLGGGIRDLDTIERYLDGGISYVIIGTAAVKNPGFLHDACGAFPGHIIVGLDAKDGKVATDGWSKLTGHDVIDLAKKFEDYGVESVIYTDIGRDGMLSGVNIDATVKLAQALRIPVIASGGLSSLDDIKALCAVEGEGIVGSIAGRAIYDGSLDFQAAQAAADAASTVGR, encoded by the coding sequence ATGCTGATCATTCCCGCCATTGACCTAAAAGACGGCCAGTGCGTACGCCTCAAGCAGGGCGTGATGGAAGACGCCACCGTTTTCTCCGAAGAACCTGCCGCCATGGCCCGCCATTGGCTGGACAAGGGCGCCCGCCGCCTGCACCTGGTGGACCTGAACGGTGCCTTCGCCGGCAAGCCGGTCAACGAAAAGGCCATCAAGGCCATCGTCAAGGAAGTCGGCGACGACATCCCCGTGCAGCTGGGCGGCGGCATCCGCGACCTGGATACCATCGAGCGTTACCTGGATGGCGGTATCAGCTATGTCATCATCGGTACCGCCGCGGTGAAGAACCCGGGCTTCCTGCATGATGCCTGCGGCGCTTTTCCCGGCCACATCATCGTCGGTCTCGATGCCAAGGACGGCAAGGTGGCTACCGACGGCTGGTCCAAGCTGACCGGCCACGACGTCATCGATCTGGCCAAGAAATTCGAGGATTACGGCGTTGAGTCGGTGATCTACACCGATATCGGCCGCGACGGCATGCTCTCCGGCGTCAATATCGACGCCACCGTCAAGCTGGCCCAGGCCCTGCGTATTCCGGTGATCGCCTCCGGCGGCCTGTCCAGTCTGGATGACATCAAGGCTCTGTGCGCCGTCGAGGGCGAAGGCATCGTCGGTTCTATTGCGGGCCGGGCCATCTACGACGGTTCCCTGGACTTTCAGGCGGCCCAGGCGGCT
- the hisH gene encoding imidazole glycerol phosphate synthase subunit HisH has translation MPAGTIAVIDYGMGNLRSVSKALEHVADGRSVVVTADPAVVAAAERVVFPGQGAMPDCMAELDARGLRQAVIDAAASKPFLGICIGEQMLFEHSEEGDVPGLGILPGQVRRFPDAAMAAADGSRLKVPHMGWNEVTQTAHPIWSGIAQDARFYFVHSYFVVPADEALVIGRAHYGVPFTCAVARDNIVAVQFHPEKSARDGLQLLANFLAWRP, from the coding sequence ATGCCGGCTGGCACGATCGCCGTCATCGACTACGGCATGGGCAACCTGCGCTCGGTGTCGAAGGCGCTGGAGCACGTTGCCGATGGTCGTTCCGTGGTGGTGACCGCCGATCCGGCCGTGGTCGCCGCGGCCGAGCGGGTAGTCTTTCCCGGCCAGGGCGCCATGCCCGACTGCATGGCCGAGCTCGATGCCCGGGGCCTGCGTCAGGCGGTGATCGATGCCGCGGCGAGCAAGCCCTTTCTCGGCATCTGCATCGGCGAGCAGATGCTCTTTGAACACAGCGAAGAGGGCGATGTGCCCGGTCTGGGCATCCTGCCCGGCCAGGTGCGGCGCTTTCCCGATGCGGCCATGGCGGCCGCCGACGGCAGCCGCCTGAAGGTTCCGCACATGGGCTGGAACGAAGTGACGCAAACGGCGCACCCGATCTGGTCCGGCATCGCCCAGGACGCGCGCTTCTACTTCGTGCACAGCTACTTCGTGGTACCTGCCGACGAGGCCTTGGTCATCGGCCGTGCTCACTATGGCGTCCCCTTTACCTGTGCGGTAGCGCGGGATAACATCGTGGCGGTCCAGTTCCACCCGGAAAAGAGCGCCCGGGACGGGCTGCAATTGCTGGCCAATTTCCTCGCCTGGCGCCCCTGA
- the hisB gene encoding imidazoleglycerol-phosphate dehydratase HisB, protein MRQADVTRNTLETQITVRVNLDGTGKSVLNTGVGFFDHMLDQIARHGLIDLEIEAKGDLHIDAHHTVEDVGITLGQALAKAWGDKKGLTRYGHAYVPLDEALSRVVIDLSGRPGLTYGVTYTRAMIGGFDVDLIREFFQGLVNHAGMTLHIDNLRGDNSHHQAETIFKAFGRALRVAASPDPRMAGVTPSTKGVL, encoded by the coding sequence ATGCGGCAAGCCGACGTCACGCGCAATACCCTGGAAACCCAGATCACCGTCCGGGTCAATCTCGACGGCACGGGCAAGTCCGTGCTCAACACCGGCGTGGGGTTCTTCGACCACATGCTCGACCAGATCGCCCGCCACGGCCTGATCGACCTGGAAATCGAGGCCAAGGGTGACCTGCACATCGACGCCCACCATACGGTGGAAGACGTGGGCATCACCCTGGGCCAGGCCCTGGCCAAGGCCTGGGGCGACAAGAAGGGCCTGACCCGCTACGGCCATGCCTACGTCCCCCTGGACGAGGCCCTCTCCCGCGTGGTCATCGACCTGTCCGGCCGCCCCGGCCTGACCTACGGCGTGACCTACACCCGCGCCATGATCGGCGGTTTCGACGTGGACCTGATCCGCGAATTCTTCCAGGGCCTGGTCAACCACGCCGGCATGACCCTGCACATCGACAATCTGCGTGGCGACAACTCGCACCACCAGGCCGAGACCATCTTCAAGGCCTTCGGCCGGGCCCTGCGCGTGGCCGCCAGCCCCGATCCGCGCATGGCCGGGGTGACCCCTTCCACCAAGGGAGTGCTGTAA
- the hisC gene encoding histidinol-phosphate transaminase: protein MSQTSRFWSAVTRSLTPYVPGEQPKLANLVKLNTNENPYPPSPKALAAIGGENGADAARLRLYPDPNADALKSAVARHFAAHGIAANQVFVGNGSDEVLAHAFLALLKHDRPIRFPDITYSFYPVYCGLYGIEFEKVPLDAEFALDPAPYLAPNCGGIIFPNPNAPTGRLLPLEAVERLAAGQPDCVVVVDEAYIDFSGDSIATIPTAIALVNRHPNLLVVQTLSKSRSLAGLRVGFAVGHPDLIEALERVKNSFNSYPLDRLAIAGAVAAMDDNTHFDATRKAVMASRDTLSRDLSALGFAVVPSAANFVFARHPGHDAGELAQQLRERSIIVRHFKAPRIDQYLRITIGTDTECRTLIQALADILG, encoded by the coding sequence ATGAGCCAAACAAGCCGATTCTGGAGCGCCGTCACGCGCAGCCTGACGCCCTACGTTCCCGGTGAGCAGCCCAAGCTCGCCAACCTGGTGAAACTCAACACCAACGAAAACCCCTACCCGCCCTCCCCCAAGGCCCTGGCGGCCATCGGTGGCGAGAACGGGGCGGACGCGGCCCGGCTGCGCCTCTACCCGGACCCCAATGCTGACGCCCTGAAGTCAGCAGTGGCGCGCCACTTCGCTGCCCACGGCATCGCCGCCAACCAGGTGTTCGTCGGCAACGGATCGGACGAGGTGCTGGCCCACGCCTTCCTCGCCCTGCTCAAGCACGACCGGCCGATCCGCTTCCCGGACATCACCTACAGCTTCTACCCGGTGTACTGCGGTCTGTACGGCATCGAGTTCGAGAAAGTGCCTTTGGATGCAGAGTTCGCCCTCGACCCGGCGCCCTACCTGGCGCCGAACTGCGGCGGCATCATCTTCCCCAACCCCAACGCCCCCACCGGCCGGCTGCTGCCCCTGGAGGCGGTGGAACGCCTGGCTGCTGGCCAACCGGACTGCGTGGTGGTGGTGGACGAGGCCTACATCGACTTCAGCGGCGACAGCATCGCCACCATCCCCACCGCCATTGCTCTGGTGAATCGCCACCCCAACCTGCTGGTGGTGCAGACCCTGTCCAAGTCCCGCTCCCTGGCCGGGCTGCGGGTCGGCTTCGCGGTGGGTCACCCGGACCTAATCGAAGCCCTGGAGCGGGTCAAGAACAGCTTCAACTCCTATCCCCTGGACCGGCTGGCGATTGCCGGCGCGGTGGCCGCGATGGACGACAACACCCACTTCGACGCCACGCGCAAGGCAGTGATGGCCAGCCGGGACACCCTGAGCCGGGACCTGTCCGCCCTGGGCTTCGCGGTGGTGCCCTCCGCCGCCAACTTCGTCTTCGCCCGCCACCCGGGCCACGACGCCGGCGAACTGGCGCAGCAGTTGCGCGAGCGCAGCATCATCGTGCGCCACTTCAAGGCGCCGCGCATCGACCAGTACCTGCGCATCACCATCGGCACCGATACCGAGTGCCGGACCCTCATCCAGGCCCTGGCCGACATCCTCGGCTAG
- a CDS encoding chromate transporter, producing the protein MSGILLQLFLHFALLSFLSFGGANALLPEIHRVVVDQQHWMNDATFTHLYAVAQAAPGPNVLVVTLIGWQVAGVAGAVVSTVAMCLPMSVVIYFIFRHWERFRGAPWQQAVQTGVGPLSVGLVFASGTLIGLSAGLGLGGAVVVLATILVCLRWPKLHPLWLIAGGALLGLLGVV; encoded by the coding sequence ATGAGCGGCATCCTCCTGCAACTGTTCCTGCACTTTGCTCTGCTGTCGTTCCTGTCCTTCGGTGGGGCCAATGCCTTGCTGCCGGAAATCCACCGGGTGGTGGTGGACCAGCAGCACTGGATGAACGACGCCACCTTCACCCACCTCTACGCCGTGGCCCAGGCGGCGCCCGGGCCCAACGTGCTGGTGGTGACCCTGATCGGCTGGCAGGTGGCCGGTGTGGCCGGGGCGGTGGTCAGCACCGTGGCCATGTGTCTGCCGATGAGCGTGGTGATCTACTTCATCTTCCGTCACTGGGAGCGTTTTCGCGGCGCCCCCTGGCAGCAGGCGGTGCAGACTGGGGTGGGGCCCCTGTCGGTGGGGCTGGTGTTTGCCAGCGGCACCTTGATCGGCCTGTCCGCCGGCCTGGGGCTGGGGGGCGCCGTTGTGGTGCTGGCGACGATTCTGGTCTGCCTGCGCTGGCCAAAACTGCACCCGTTGTGGCTGATCGCGGGAGGGGCGCTGCTCGGGCTGCTCGGCGTTGTCTGA
- a CDS encoding chromate transporter: MADENRPPAPGAASDAVPPEVTLGALFSGFSRVGLSGFGGVLPFARRMLVERQRWLSPQEFNSVLGLCQFLPGPNVVNLAVCVGSRYQGALGAVVSVLGMLIGPFAVVLLLGLLYSLYGELHLVQAMLRGISAVGVGLILALGVRMLGALKEKRVYLPFTVLAFVAIAVLRLPLVVVMVVLATASSVVAYRRVRRAMATLVPGGDK, from the coding sequence ATGGCCGACGAGAACCGTCCCCCGGCACCTGGCGCCGCCAGCGACGCTGTGCCCCCCGAGGTGACTCTGGGGGCACTTTTTTCGGGCTTTTCCAGGGTTGGTCTGTCCGGCTTCGGCGGTGTGCTGCCCTTCGCCCGGCGCATGCTGGTGGAGCGCCAGCGCTGGCTGTCACCCCAGGAGTTCAACTCGGTACTGGGCCTGTGCCAGTTCCTGCCCGGCCCCAACGTGGTGAACCTGGCGGTATGCGTCGGCAGCCGCTACCAGGGTGCCCTGGGAGCGGTGGTCTCCGTGCTCGGCATGTTGATTGGACCGTTTGCCGTGGTGCTGCTGCTCGGCTTGCTCTATTCCCTGTACGGCGAGCTGCACCTGGTCCAGGCCATGCTGCGCGGTATTTCCGCCGTGGGAGTGGGGCTGATCCTGGCCCTGGGCGTGCGCATGCTCGGTGCCCTCAAGGAAAAGCGGGTGTACCTGCCCTTCACGGTGCTCGCCTTTGTCGCCATCGCCGTGCTGCGCCTGCCCTTGGTGGTAGTCATGGTGGTGTTGGCGACGGCCAGCAGTGTGGTGGCCTACCGGCGCGTCCGCCGGGCCATGGCTACCCTGGTGCCAGGAGGGGACAAATGA